In Zingiber officinale cultivar Zhangliang chromosome 8B, Zo_v1.1, whole genome shotgun sequence, a single genomic region encodes these proteins:
- the LOC122016573 gene encoding asparagine--tRNA ligase, cytoplasmic 1-like has translation MDAVANPPVRELEAASLYADPTLERSRPRTFIKSIVAGTIEDLVGRKVVVGGWVKTGREQGKGSFAFLELNDGSCLANLQVIVDAAVYPLSLLVPTGTSVLVEGELKKPPEGTKQRVELRVEKVLEVGPVDPAKYPLPKTRLTLEFLRDFVHLRARTNTISVIARIRDELAYATHTFFRQNGFRYIHTPIITTSDCEGAGEMFQVTTLFSDAEKLAKDLQQNPPPSKSDVEASKLLVKEKGEVVSVLKSSKASKDEIVASVAELNKAKENASKLEERFNLKPGILQKDGKIDYATDFFGRQAFLTVSGQLQVETYACALGNVYTFGPTFRAEHSHTSRHLAEFWMVEPEIAFANLEDDMNYAENYVKFLCQWLLDNCLDDMEFMVKNYDKTAIKRLKLVASMPFERVSYTKAVELLANVTDRKFENKVEWGVDLASEHERYLTEVIFKKPVIVYNYPRGIKAFYMRLNDDQKTVAAMDVLVPKVGELIGGSQREERLEILTKRIEDAGLPLEPYEWYLDLRRFGTVKHSGFGLGFERMILFATGIDNIRDVIPFPRYPGRADL, from the exons ATGGACGCCGTCGCAAATCCACCGGTGCGCGAATTGGAGGCGGCCTCCCTCTACGCTGACCCCACCCTGGAGCGCTCTCGCCCCCGCACCTTCATCAAATCGATCGTCGCTGGCACGATCGAGGACCTCGTCGGCAGGAAGGTCGTCGTCGGTGGTTGGGTCAAGACTGGGCGCGAGCAGGGGAAGGGATCATTCGCGTTCCTCGAGCTCAACGACGGCTCCTGCCTCGCGAACCTCCAGGTGATCGTCGACGCGGCGGTGTACCCTTTGTCCCTGCTGGTGCCCACCGGCACTTCCGTGCTGGTCGAGGGCGAGCTCAAGAAGCCGCCCGAGGGTACTAAGCAGAGAGTCGAGCTCAGGGTGGAGAAGGTGCTCGAGGTCGGGCCGGTGGATCCGGCGAAGTACCCCCTCCCAAAGACTCGGCTTACGCTCGAGTTTCTTCGTGATTTCGTGCATCTCCGCGCCCGCACCAACACG ATATCTGTGATTGCTCGAATTAGAGATGAGCTGGCTTATGCAACCCATACATTCTTCAGGCAAAATGGATTTcggtacatacatactcctataATCACCACTAGTGATTGTGAGGGAGCTGGTGAGATGTTCCAAGTTACCACACTATTTAGTGATGCTGAAAAGTTGGCGAAAGACTTGCAACAGAATCCTCCACCATCAAAATCTGATGTTGAGGCTTCTAAGCTTCTTgtcaaagaaaaaggagaagttgTCTCAGTACTAAAATCGTCAAAGGCTAGCAAGGATGAGATAGTTGCTTCTGTTGCTGAGCTAAACAAGGCAAAGGAAAATGCATCAAAGCTtgaagaaagatttaatttgaaACCTGGGATTCTTCAGAAGGATGGAAAGATTGATTATGCAACTGATTTTTTTGGGCGTCAAGCTTTTCTTACAGTATCTGGCCAACTTCAGGTTGAGACATATGCTTGTGCTCTTGGAAATGTGTATACCTTTGGCCCAACTTTTCGAGCGGAGCACTCCCACACATCACGACATTTGGCTGAGTTTTGGATGGTTGAACCAGAGATAGCATTTGCCAATCTGGAG GATGATATGAACTATGCTGAGAACTATGTGAAATTTCTTTGTCAATGGTTACTTGATAATTGTTTGGATGACATGGAATTTATGGTCAAGAACTATGATAAGACAGCCATAAAGCGTTTGAAGCTTGTTGCATCTATGCCATTTGAGCGTGTTTCATACACCAAAGCTGTAGAGCTTCTAGCCAATGTGACAGACAGGAAGTTTGAGAACAAGGTGGAATGGGGAGTTGATTTAGCATCAGAACATGAAAG GTATTTGACAGAAGTGATATTCAAAAAGCCAGTCATTGTATATAACTATCCAAGAGGCATTAAAGCATTTTATATGCGGCTCAATGATGATCAAAAAACAGTAGCAGCTATGGATGTGCTTGTGCCCAAG GTTGGTGAACTGATTGGAGGAAGCCAAAGAGAGGAGCGTTTAGAGATCCTCACTAAAAG AATTGAAGATGCAGGGTTGCCTCTTGAGCCTTATGAATGGTACCTAGATCTCCGACGTTTTGGCACCGTCAAGCACAGTGGATTTGGCTTGGGTTTTGAACGCATGATTCTTTTTGCCACTGGGATAGACAACATCAGAGATGTTATACCTTTTCCAAGATATCCAGGAAGGGCTGATCTTTGA